One part of the Astatotilapia calliptera chromosome 9, fAstCal1.2, whole genome shotgun sequence genome encodes these proteins:
- the LOC113029633 gene encoding zinc finger protein 85-like isoform X2, whose protein sequence is MTSTEKDRNGQRCQPSQEADKPHGGRKYSCNECGRAFTRKESLRKHTDFHTAEILFICDLCGKCFTCFGKLQRHQLIHRGYKQFRCDLCGKSFTQQSALKKHKVSHSDITAYRCDHCGKRFTQKEGLENHKFIHSGVKPYRCDQCGKDFTQSGSLRRHRVTHSGIKAYSCDICGKTFNHLGNRNRHKRIHTGHDVYSCDQCDKQFTEKRYLQQHMFTHTEERPYKCELCEKTFKLSSSLKMHHQIHTRKKLHKCSYCEQNNPEGSSFEHCYRCGGGKPFRCDICKKPFSQERTLKLHQRRHTGHKMNYCKECGRGFPTPSKLRRHELIHSGIKKYLCGQCGSSFATAGNLNMHRQIHMGEKPYKCSHCEESFSHSSTRNFHERTHKTTPVTSVTGV, encoded by the exons ATGACTTCAACAGAAAAG GATCGAAATGGGCAAAGATGTCAGCCCTCTCAGGAGGCTGACAAACCCCACGGGGGAAGAAAATACAGCTGCAATGAGTGTGGGAGAGCTTTTACTCGAAAGGAGTCCctaagaaaacacacagacttcCACACTGCAgagattctgttcatctgtgacttgtgtggaaaatgtTTTACTTGCTTTGGTAAATTGCAAAGACACCAACTAATCCACAGGGGATATAAACAGTTTAGATGTGACTTGTGTGGGAAGTCCTTTACTCAGCAAAGTGCCCTAAAAAAGCATAAAGTCTCTCACAGTGATATTACAGCATACCGTTGTGATCATTGTGGGAAGCGTTTTACTCAGAAAGAAGGCCTGGAAAACCACAagttcatccacagtggagttaaaccataCAGATGTGATCAGTGTGGTAAAGATTTTACTCAGAGTGGTAGCTTACGGAGGCATagagttacccactctggaattaaggcatacagctgtgacatttgtggGAAAACTTTCAACCATTTAGGGAACAGAAATAGACACAAACGCATTCACACGGGACATGATgtttacagctgtgatcagtgtgacaAGCAGTTTACAGAAAAAAGATACTTACAacaacacatgtttacccacactgaggagagaccgtATAAATGTGaactgtgtgagaagacttttaaacttTCATCGTCCCTTAAAATGCACCatcagatccacaccagaaagaaactccacaagtgcagttactgtgag cagaacAACCCAGAAGGATCCAGTTTTGAACACTGCTATCGTTGTGGTGGTGGGAAACCATTTCGTTGTGACATTTGTAAAAAACCTTTCAGCCAGGAAAGGACCTTAAAATtacatcaacgtagacacactggacacaaaatgaactactgcaaagaatgtgggagaggctTCCCCACTCCAAGTAAATTACGACGACATGAACTTATACACAGTGGCATTAAAAAGTACCTCTGTGGCCAGTGTGGGTCATCATTCGCCACTGCAGGTAACCTTAACATGCATAGACAAATCCACATGGGAGAGAAACCATATAAGTGCAGTCACTGTGAGGAAAGCTTCTCACATTCAAGTACTCGTAACTTTCATGAAAGAACACATAAAACTACACCTGTGACTAGTGTAACAGGAGTTTGA
- the LOC113029633 gene encoding zinc finger protein 239-like isoform X1 codes for MTSTEKDRNGQRCQPSQEADKPHGGRKYSCNECGRAFTRKESLRKHTDFHTAEILFICDLCGKCFTCFGKLQRHQLIHRGYKQFRCDLCGKSFTQQSALKKHKVSHSDITAYRCDHCGKRFTQKEGLENHKFIHSGVKPYRCDQCGKDFTQSGSLRRHRVTHSGIKAYSCDICGKTFNHLGNRNRHKRIHTGHDVYSCDQCDKQFTEKRYLQQHMFTHTEERPYKCELCEKTFKLSSSLKMHHQIHTRKKLHKCSYCEKQNNPEGSSFEHCYRCGGGKPFRCDICKKPFSQERTLKLHQRRHTGHKMNYCKECGRGFPTPSKLRRHELIHSGIKKYLCGQCGSSFATAGNLNMHRQIHMGEKPYKCSHCEESFSHSSTRNFHERTHKTTPVTSVTGV; via the exons ATGACTTCAACAGAAAAG GATCGAAATGGGCAAAGATGTCAGCCCTCTCAGGAGGCTGACAAACCCCACGGGGGAAGAAAATACAGCTGCAATGAGTGTGGGAGAGCTTTTACTCGAAAGGAGTCCctaagaaaacacacagacttcCACACTGCAgagattctgttcatctgtgacttgtgtggaaaatgtTTTACTTGCTTTGGTAAATTGCAAAGACACCAACTAATCCACAGGGGATATAAACAGTTTAGATGTGACTTGTGTGGGAAGTCCTTTACTCAGCAAAGTGCCCTAAAAAAGCATAAAGTCTCTCACAGTGATATTACAGCATACCGTTGTGATCATTGTGGGAAGCGTTTTACTCAGAAAGAAGGCCTGGAAAACCACAagttcatccacagtggagttaaaccataCAGATGTGATCAGTGTGGTAAAGATTTTACTCAGAGTGGTAGCTTACGGAGGCATagagttacccactctggaattaaggcatacagctgtgacatttgtggGAAAACTTTCAACCATTTAGGGAACAGAAATAGACACAAACGCATTCACACGGGACATGATgtttacagctgtgatcagtgtgacaAGCAGTTTACAGAAAAAAGATACTTACAacaacacatgtttacccacactgaggagagaccgtATAAATGTGaactgtgtgagaagacttttaaacttTCATCGTCCCTTAAAATGCACCatcagatccacaccagaaagaaactccacaagtgcagttactgtgag aagcagaacAACCCAGAAGGATCCAGTTTTGAACACTGCTATCGTTGTGGTGGTGGGAAACCATTTCGTTGTGACATTTGTAAAAAACCTTTCAGCCAGGAAAGGACCTTAAAATtacatcaacgtagacacactggacacaaaatgaactactgcaaagaatgtgggagaggctTCCCCACTCCAAGTAAATTACGACGACATGAACTTATACACAGTGGCATTAAAAAGTACCTCTGTGGCCAGTGTGGGTCATCATTCGCCACTGCAGGTAACCTTAACATGCATAGACAAATCCACATGGGAGAGAAACCATATAAGTGCAGTCACTGTGAGGAAAGCTTCTCACATTCAAGTACTCGTAACTTTCATGAAAGAACACATAAAACTACACCTGTGACTAGTGTAACAGGAGTTTGA
- the LOC113029636 gene encoding zinc finger protein 239-like: LSLQDQHGARSERSQEADKPHRRKGEKTYSCDDCGEDFTGKSNLKIQQLIHTGMRPFRCDLCGTSFTKTVNLKRHQLIHSGDKPHSCDLCGKSFTQPGNLKRHQLVHSGVKPYACDQCGKTFNCSGNLLKHEVTHSGIKAYSCDICGKTFSLLGNRNRHQRIHTANGVYFCDQCGKLFTTDAHLQFHMFTHADERLYKCDLCDKAFKSPRYLRKHHQMHSRKKLYKCSNCEKQSNTDGSSSRPCRHCGGGKDFCCDLCGKTFSHQWNLTIHQRRHTGDKMSFCKECGRGFPTPSELKRHEFIHSGVKKNICDQCGSSFFTADDLKRHKRVHTGEKPYKCRHCEKCFTQSSSRNLHEGTHGRELQL; this comes from the exons ctgtcactgcaggaccaacatggagcgagaagtgagcgctctcaggaggccgacaaacctcacagaagaaagggagagaaaacataCAGCTGTGATGATTGTGGAGAAGATTTTACTGGAAAGTCTAACCTGAAAATTCAACAACTCATCCACACTGGGATGAGACCATTCAggtgtgacttgtgtggaacgTCTTTTACCAAGACAGtaaacttaaaaagacaccaactcatccataGTGGAGATAAACCgcacagctgtgacttgtgtggaaaatcttttaccCAACctggaaacttaaaaagacaccagCTTGTCCACAGTGGAGTCAAACCGTACgcctgtgatcagtgtggtaaAACTTTTAATTGCAGTGGCAACTTACTAAAGCATgaagttacccactctggaattaaggcgtacagctgtgacatttgtggGAAAACTTTTAGCCTTTTAGGGAACAGAAATAGACACCAACGCATTCACACTGCAAATGGTGTTTActtctgtgatcagtgtgggaaacTGTTTACAACAGATGCACACTTACAATTCCACATGTTTACCCACGCTGATGAGAGACtttataaatgtgacctgtgtgataAGGCTTTTAAATCTCCACGTTACCTGAGAAAACACCACCAAATGCACTCCAGAAAgaaactctacaagtgcagtaattgtgag aagcagagcaacacagatggatccagttctcgaccctgtcgtcactgtggtggtgggaaagacttttgttgtgacctttgtggaaaaactttcagtcatCAGTGGAACCTTACAAtacatcaacgtagacacactggagacaaaatgagcttctgcaaagaatgtgggagaggctTCCCCACTCCAAGTGAATTAAAGCGCCATGAATTCATTCACAGTGGGGTCAAAAAGAAcatctgtgaccagtgtgggtcATCATTTTTCACTGCAGATGATCTTAAAAGACAtaaacgagtccacacaggagagaaaccatacaagtgcagacattGTGAGAAATGTTTCACACAATCAAGTAGTCGTAACCTTCATGAAGGTACACACGGAAGAGAACTTCAgctgtga